Proteins found in one Streptococcus anginosus subsp. whileyi MAS624 genomic segment:
- a CDS encoding CynX/NimT family MFS transporter → MKKQHSIFLLPGIIMVGVALRTPFTTLPTVLTDIASGLHVSVSSLGLLTSLPLIMFALCSSFSARLASKIGLERLFTLVLSLLTIGSFIRIFNLPLLYVGTILIGVSIAVLNVLLPSVIQANQPHRIGLLTTMYVTSMGLSTTIASSIAVPITKATSWQGLVLFLTMVCLLAFLIWLPNTSYNHFLVNKNKEQQGNSIWKNKKVWAIIIFGGLQSLLFYTCLTWLPTMATQAGISNASAGVLASVFNLISLPFSMTIPSLTTRLSPRHRMIMLAIISAAGVLGISMLLIQTNDFFYWLIANILIGSAVSALFPYLMVTFSTKTSSPEQTAQLSGLAQTGGYLLAAFGPALFGYSADFFHSWLPAICVLLILTIIMIIALFYVEKSDKIL, encoded by the coding sequence ATGAAAAAACAACATTCTATCTTTTTATTACCAGGAATTATCATGGTGGGTGTCGCTTTGCGGACGCCTTTTACAACGCTTCCAACTGTCTTGACGGACATTGCTAGTGGACTTCATGTTTCAGTAAGCTCACTTGGACTTTTGACCAGTTTGCCCTTGATTATGTTTGCTCTCTGTTCTTCATTTTCGGCGCGTTTAGCGAGCAAAATTGGGCTCGAACGGCTTTTCACTCTCGTCCTTTCTCTGCTTACCATTGGATCCTTCATTCGGATTTTTAATCTACCACTTCTTTACGTGGGGACGATTCTCATTGGAGTTTCCATTGCAGTACTTAATGTTTTACTTCCAAGTGTCATCCAAGCCAATCAACCCCATCGGATTGGGCTCTTGACAACCATGTATGTAACCTCTATGGGGTTATCAACCACTATTGCTTCTTCTATTGCAGTGCCGATAACAAAAGCAACTTCATGGCAAGGTCTTGTCCTTTTTTTGACAATGGTTTGTCTTTTAGCATTTTTGATTTGGCTGCCAAATACATCTTATAACCATTTCTTAGTGAACAAAAATAAAGAGCAACAAGGTAACTCTATCTGGAAAAATAAAAAAGTTTGGGCTATTATTATTTTTGGTGGCTTGCAATCATTGCTTTTTTATACTTGCCTAACCTGGCTACCAACTATGGCAACACAAGCCGGCATTTCAAATGCTTCTGCTGGAGTTTTAGCCTCTGTCTTTAACTTGATTAGTCTACCTTTTTCAATGACCATTCCTAGCTTGACAACACGGCTGTCTCCTCGTCATCGTATGATAATGTTAGCAATTATCTCTGCTGCGGGTGTCCTTGGTATTAGCATGCTCTTAATTCAAACGAATGATTTCTTTTATTGGCTCATTGCCAATATCCTCATTGGGTCAGCTGTGAGTGCTCTTTTCCCATATCTTATGGTTACTTTTTCAACAAAAACGAGTAGCCCTGAACAAACTGCTCAGCTATCTGGCTTAGCACAAACAGGTGGTTATTTACTAGCTGCTTTTGGACCAGCTCTATTTGGTTATAGTGCCGATTTCTTCCATTCTTGGCTACCTGCTATATGTGTCTTGCTCATTCTTACAATCATTATGATTATTGCCCTCTTTTATGTAGAGAAATCTGATAAAATTTTATAA
- a CDS encoding TetR/AcrR family transcriptional regulator — MDRRVKKSRAAIYQAFLTLLNQKSYESLTVQEIIDLADVGRSTFYAHFETKEALLEEMCQDLFQHTFVERYQASELFDATAHIFYHFRKNQDKIATLLLSKNIYFTNRLKLELEHYLFPLIREKLLAQKSELPEPFLKNYVTTTFIETVTWWLGQRNKIGEATITAYYLELMH, encoded by the coding sequence ATGGATAGACGAGTTAAAAAATCACGCGCAGCCATTTATCAGGCTTTTCTCACTCTTTTGAATCAAAAAAGTTATGAATCCCTCACAGTTCAAGAAATCATTGACCTTGCAGATGTCGGTCGGTCGACTTTCTATGCTCATTTTGAGACAAAAGAAGCACTACTTGAAGAAATGTGCCAAGATTTGTTCCAGCATACGTTTGTTGAGCGCTACCAAGCAAGCGAACTTTTTGACGCAACAGCTCATATTTTTTACCATTTCAGGAAAAACCAAGATAAAATAGCCACTTTATTATTATCAAAAAATATCTATTTTACCAATCGTTTAAAATTAGAACTAGAGCATTATCTTTTTCCTCTCATTCGTGAAAAGCTATTGGCACAAAAGTCTGAGCTACCAGAACCATTTTTAAAAAATTATGTCACGACAACTTTTATTGAAACAGTTACTTGGTGGTTGGGACAACGAAATAAAATCGGCGAGGCCACTATTACAGCCTACTATCTTGAGCTAATGCACTAA
- a CDS encoding cation diffusion facilitator family transporter: protein MKSSKNVWIAFLLNSSFAIIEFIFGALFNSSAVLADAVHDTGDALAIGLSAFFEKISNRRDDRNYTLGYKRYSLLGAMLTSTILIVGSILILVENVPKLFAPERVNYDGMLTLGIFAIVINLAASRVVSHGHTHNESILSLHFLEDILGWLAVIFVSFILRFTNWYFLDPLLSLIISTFILSKALPKFWENVQIFLDHVPSDVNLNDLYAEIQTIENIQTVTQLNVWTTDGLEKFAMIHICMKHPEQQAETQQLIRQHLKMYGITKVTIQTDESLDEHEECCIGEQQ, encoded by the coding sequence ATGAAATCAAGTAAAAATGTCTGGATTGCATTTCTGTTAAATTCTTCGTTTGCGATTATTGAATTTATCTTTGGAGCTCTATTTAACTCTAGTGCTGTACTGGCAGATGCGGTACATGATACAGGAGATGCCTTAGCGATTGGCTTGTCGGCGTTTTTTGAAAAGATTTCCAATAGACGAGATGATAGAAACTATACATTAGGCTATAAACGGTATAGTTTGCTGGGAGCTATGTTGACTTCTACCATTTTGATAGTGGGTTCTATTCTCATTCTGGTTGAAAATGTTCCCAAGCTGTTTGCGCCTGAACGGGTAAATTACGACGGTATGCTTACCTTGGGAATTTTTGCAATTGTAATCAACCTTGCAGCCAGCAGAGTGGTTAGCCATGGACATACACACAATGAATCCATTCTGAGTCTGCATTTCTTAGAAGATATTTTAGGCTGGTTGGCTGTGATCTTTGTATCCTTTATTCTTCGTTTTACAAACTGGTATTTCCTTGACCCATTGCTTTCACTCATCATTTCAACCTTTATCTTGAGTAAAGCACTACCAAAGTTTTGGGAAAATGTTCAAATCTTTCTTGATCACGTACCGAGCGATGTAAATCTGAATGACCTTTATGCAGAAATTCAAACAATCGAGAATATCCAAACAGTCACTCAGCTAAATGTTTGGACAACCGATGGACTAGAAAAATTTGCGATGATTCATATTTGCATGAAACATCCCGAACAACAAGCAGAAACTCAGCAGCTCATTCGCCAACATCTCAAAATGTATGGAATTACAAAAGTCACCATTCAGACAGACGAAAGTTTAGATGAGCACGAAGAATGCTGTATTGGTGAGCAACAGTGA
- a CDS encoding tyrosine-type recombinase/integrase: protein MNIEKIIHKGKTVLKKVKDNGEISYSAKSIYLGLDIKTGKPVKTTVTAKTLRSLDRKIIQAKIDFEESGSTRKETFSIATLSDLAELWFSNYETWVSSDNTLNRVRNYLDTYILPQFGQYQPDKVTSSDIQNWVNELATKSKESVDSGIKRAEKGCAKDFGAIAHKLSDIFDFGITHFELKHNPAQSIKIPPKPKSNQKRIMVLHDEDLTIWLNFVDTLPNTRANRRFKVICDSLLASGMRINELLALTIYDLDFESSEILVTKTLVWKNAKPKLGLKGKVVCKNTPKSDSGNRKIAVPYQIIEQLQNFHDEMNLYFKKNGLSKSKLIFPTIYGNYMCDRNERATLKRRLQEVGLPDYGFHLFRHTHASMMLNAGMNWKELQVRMGHKSIKTTMDIYAELAPKNQTQAVDIYLNKIAELTS from the coding sequence ATGAATATAGAAAAAATTATCCATAAAGGAAAAACCGTCCTCAAGAAAGTAAAGGACAATGGCGAGATTAGTTATTCAGCAAAGAGCATCTATCTAGGCTTAGATATAAAGACTGGAAAACCTGTAAAAACAACCGTAACAGCTAAAACCCTACGCTCCTTAGACCGTAAAATTATTCAAGCTAAAATTGATTTTGAAGAAAGTGGTTCAACAAGGAAAGAAACTTTTAGCATTGCTACCTTGTCAGATTTAGCTGAACTGTGGTTCTCCAACTACGAGACTTGGGTCAGCTCAGATAACACTCTAAACCGAGTGAGGAACTATCTAGATACCTATATCCTCCCCCAATTTGGGCAATATCAGCCTGATAAAGTTACTTCGTCTGATATTCAAAACTGGGTTAATGAGCTTGCAACAAAATCAAAAGAATCTGTAGATTCTGGAATAAAAAGAGCTGAAAAAGGCTGTGCTAAAGATTTTGGAGCTATTGCCCATAAATTAAGTGATATTTTTGATTTTGGAATAACACACTTTGAATTAAAGCATAATCCTGCTCAATCTATCAAAATTCCCCCAAAACCTAAAAGCAATCAAAAACGCATTATGGTTCTTCATGATGAAGATTTAACTATCTGGCTAAATTTCGTTGATACTTTACCTAATACTAGGGCTAATCGGCGATTTAAAGTTATCTGCGACAGTCTACTTGCTTCAGGAATGAGAATCAATGAGCTATTAGCTTTGACTATCTATGACCTTGATTTTGAAAGTTCTGAAATATTAGTCACTAAAACTCTTGTTTGGAAAAATGCGAAACCTAAGTTAGGATTAAAAGGAAAGGTTGTTTGTAAAAATACTCCTAAATCTGATTCGGGCAATAGAAAAATAGCTGTTCCGTACCAAATTATTGAGCAACTTCAAAACTTCCATGATGAAATGAATCTTTATTTCAAGAAGAACGGTCTTTCAAAAAGTAAGTTGATTTTCCCAACTATTTACGGAAACTATATGTGCGATAGGAATGAACGTGCGACACTCAAAAGACGATTACAGGAAGTTGGTCTACCTGACTATGGTTTTCACTTATTCCGTCATACACACGCTTCTATGATGTTAAATGCTGGTATGAATTGGAAAGAGTTACAGGTTCGTATGGGACATAAGTCTATCAAGACTACTATGGACATATATGCCGAGCTTGCCCCTAAAAATCAAACACAAGCGGTAGATATTTATTTAAATAAAATTGCGGAGCTAACCTCATGA
- a CDS encoding MerR family transcriptional regulator, whose product MSSNNFDLKQIELMLLTVIDLLKHLNSEKNRTGIIYTQKELLDLLSISPNTLKSWENRGLKRLEPPIEGTRTVYYHIDTVLEFLSHN is encoded by the coding sequence ATGTCTAGCAATAATTTTGATTTAAAGCAAATTGAACTCATGCTTCTTACTGTTATTGACCTACTAAAACATTTAAATAGTGAAAAGAATAGAACTGGTATTATTTATACTCAAAAAGAGTTATTAGATTTACTGAGTATATCTCCAAATACATTGAAGTCATGGGAAAATAGAGGTCTTAAACGTTTAGAACCACCTATTGAGGGTACTAGAACCGTTTACTATCATATTGATACTGTTTTAGAGTTTTTAAGCCACAACTAG
- a CDS encoding replication initiation factor domain-containing protein has translation MICRNEIEKYLQKDNDRNPVIMTSVDEATFVIKPTEDTVGEYPDNWYQFALSLSETVAEKLSLPVLFGNYVPLETPPAGYTNGFTFQHLPYYFAIAWHEMDFTMGIILKFSASALSHYKASYQDYYSEAVDIHNIAQLLYTDYYDLRLSRIDLAVDYFNYSMSVNDLYQGLKNKRYIITNHKGRKNISNISAQEVNGQAQTMYIGSKKRM, from the coding sequence ATGATTTGTAGAAATGAAATTGAAAAATATCTTCAAAAAGATAACGACCGTAACCCAGTCATTATGACCAGTGTCGATGAAGCTACATTTGTCATCAAACCGACAGAAGATACTGTGGGAGAATACCCAGATAATTGGTATCAATTTGCTTTATCGCTGTCTGAAACAGTAGCAGAAAAGCTATCCCTCCCAGTTCTCTTTGGAAATTATGTTCCACTGGAAACCCCGCCAGCAGGCTATACAAATGGCTTTACCTTTCAACATTTGCCCTATTATTTTGCCATTGCATGGCATGAGATGGATTTCACGATGGGCATTATCCTGAAATTTTCTGCATCGGCTTTGTCTCACTATAAAGCCTCCTATCAAGACTATTATAGTGAAGCAGTTGACATCCACAATATAGCACAATTGCTATATACTGACTATTATGATTTGCGCCTTTCTCGTATTGACCTTGCTGTTGATTACTTTAATTATTCAATGTCTGTCAATGACCTGTATCAAGGGCTGAAAAACAAGCGATATATCATTACTAATCATAAGGGACGTAAAAATATTTCTAACATCAGCGCTCAAGAAGTAAATGGTCAAGCGCAAACGATGTATATCGGTAGCAAAAAAAGAATGTAA